Below is a window of Rhodopseudomonas sp. P2A-2r DNA.
AAAACGATCGCAATTTCGCACGTCCGCAGCGCCTCATCGATGCTCACGAGGTCCGCTCCGAGCCCCTGCAACGCCTCCGGCACCGCACGAATGTTCGGCTCAACGATCTTGATCCTCGATCCGTATTTCGACACCAGATGATGCGTGACTTCCATCGCCGGGCTTTCGCGCAAGTCATCGACGTTCGCCTTGAACGCGAGCCCGCAGCAGGCAATCGTGGCATAGGGGTGATCGTCGATCAGTTGTTCAGCCCGCTCGATCACCTTCCTTGTTTTTGCGACATTCACCTCGCGGCTGGTGCGCATCACTCTCGCAAGATCGGGGGCCGAATCGATGATAAACCACGGATCAACGGCGATGCAGTGACCTCCGACGCCAGGTCCCGGGCGCAACACATTGACGCGCGGGTGTCGGTTGGCCAGGTCAATGACTTCCCAGACATTTATGTTGAACCGGTCACAGATAAGAGACAGCTCATTCGCGAAGGCGATGTTGGTGTCTCGAAATGCGTTTTCAGTGAGTTTGACCAATTCTGCCGCCCGCGCCGTGGTCGGGACGCAGGCGCCGCGGACGAAGGTCTTGTAGAACCGCTGTGCCCGCCGCGTGCACCAGGGCGTTATTCCACCGATACACCGGTCATTGTTCACGATCTCAGTGAGAATTCGCCCAGGCAATACCCGTTCCGGACAATAGGCGACAGCGACACCGGTCACCCCTCCCGATCGCTGCCTCCGATCTCGAGGTCGGGGCGACGTTCGGTGATCGTTTTGGTGATCATCTCCGTGGTGCCGATTGGCGATGTCGATTCCAGAATGACGAGATTTCCCGGAGCCAGAAACTCGACGATACTCTCGATTGCGGCCTTGACGTGAGTGAGCTCTGGACGATTTGCGTCATCGATCGGCGTGGGAACCGCGATGATGAAGACGTCGGCCGATTCCGGTTTGGTCGAGGTGCGGAGGGCGCCGCTCGAGACGACCTTCTGCACGAGACCGTCCAGATCGGGCTCCGCGATATGGATCGCGCCCGATGCAACGGTCTCCACCACGCTGGCTTTGGTATCTACGCCTAGAACCTTCATCCCCTTGCTGGCGATCACCGCCGCGGTAGGCAAACCGATATAACCCAGTCCCAGGACAACGACTTTTCCGAATTCAAGCATTGAGCAGAACCTTTGCAATTCGCTCGCTCGCGCGCCCATCCCCGAACGGATTGTGTGATCGCGCCATACACGCGTAGGCGTCCTCGTCGTCTAGCAAGCGAAATGTTTCTTCGACGATCCTGCAGGTGTTCGCACCGACCAACCGCGCGGTGCCGGCTTCTATCCCCTCGGGGCGTTCCGTTGTCTCGCGCATGACCAGGACTGGCTTTCCGAAGGTCGGTGCCTCTTCCTGCACCCCCGGAGTCGGTGAGGACCAGATACGCAAGCGATAGCAGTCCCACGAAGTCAGTGTATCCTTGCGGCGCGATCAGCGTCACCCGCGGATGATTGGATAAGCGCTCAGCGAAGATGTCCCGTACGTTCGGGTTCGGATGAACGGGAAGAACCATCGCCACGTCGTCTCGCTGCAGAATTGCCAGCAAAGCGTCGACGATGTTGTGAACGCCCTGGCCGAAGTTCTCTCTCCGGTGACACGTCACCAAAATGATCCGCCGATTGCCGTGTTGCTGCCGAACGCTTTCCCAGCGCGTGGACATTCGCGGGTCCGCCTCGACCACCGCTTTCGCGGCGATGAGTGCGTCGATCACAGTATTGCCGGTGACATGGATCCGTTCCTTTGGAACGTTCTCGGCCTGGAGCGCCTTGGAGGCACGGTCCGTCGGGGCAAAGTGCTGGTCTGCGATGGAGCCGACGATCTTCCGGTTCACTTCCTCCGGCCATGGCGCATAGATATCGCCGCTTCTTAGACCGGCCTCGACGTGCGAGACGGGGATTCGCCGATAATACGCAGCCAACGAACCGACCATTGCGGTGGCCGTGTCCCCCTGCACCACAACACGAGTCGGACGTGACCGATCCAGTACATCGCCAATGCTGTCAAGCAAGCGTGCGCTCAGCCTATCTAGGCTTTGGTTCGCTGTCATGATGTCCAGGTCGAAATCCGGAACAATATTCGACAGCTTCAAGACCTGATCGAGCAATTCCCGATGCTGAGCCGTGGCACACACCGTAACGGTTGCACGCTTATCGCTTTTCAGCTGGTTGATAACCGGAAACAGTTTGATGGCTTCAGGACGCGTTCCGAGCAGCACTAAAAAATGCTTTTGCACGGTTACCTCCCACCGCGTGTAGGCTTTGGTGACCCAAGCCGGCCAACGCCGCTGACCGCCAAGACACCCCGGCGCAGTATCTCCGTGGAGATAATGCCTGCAAAAATGCTGTTCGTTCTGAGGTAGCGCCACCACATGCGGCGCGGCTCCTGATAGATCCGATAGAGCCATTCGAGGCCGAGCCGCTGCACGGTCACGGGAGCACGACGGGTGCGCCCGGCTATGATGTCAAAAGAGCCACCGACCCCCATGATGAAGGAGACGTCGACGTCATCGCGGTGCGCCGCCAGGAACCGCTCCTTGCGCGGCGTCGGCATCCCAATGAACAGACAGTCGGCGCGACTGCTCCTGATGTCTGCCACGACCTGCGCTTCAGCGGCTGCACTGAAATAACCATCATGCCATCCGGCAAATTTAATCTCTGGATACTTGTCCTGCGTGCGCCTCACGGCGAGGTCAAGAATCTCGCGTGTCGCGCCGAGAAAATACGGCCTGAATCCCTCTTTCGCGCATACCGCGAGAACCTCGACAAGCAAATCTACGCCGCTCACGCGGGTCGTCGCCGGAATTCCGAGACAGCGCGCCCCCCACACGATTCCCATGCCATCGAGGCCAACGATATCGCTTCCAGCAACATCATCAGCCAACACCAAATCGGTGCGCATATTGACGAGTTTCGCGACATTCAATGCAACGTGGTGCAATCGCTTCCGATTGCACATCGCGTCGCGGGCGCGCTCGACCGTCTCTGCCATGGTCAGCAAATCAATCGGACACCCTAAGAACGTTTCCCTCATTGGGCCCTCATCGACGGAATGATTTCTTCGACGCCGCAGAACGAGTAAATTAATTGATTGGTCGAATTTAATGTTAGACAAGCATTATATTTATTATTATCAATTGCAATAGTTAAATTAATTAATATGAAATAATGCGCGGGCATGGAGAGAGCGAATGCCGGCCGAGCTTGCCGCGGTTGTGAACTTCACCGGCGGCGCCGTGAGCGAATGCGGATCGGCGACAGACGGAACTAAATCGGAGCAGCAGCACCTGCTGATCACGGTGATCATTCCGCATCTGAATCAGCCTGAAGGTTTGCGGGAATGCTTGGAGAGCCTCGCGGAGCAATCTCTGTCCGCCGACAGGTTCGAAGTCATCGTCATCGACAATGGCTCAACGTCCTTGCCGACGACGATCGTCGCCAGCTACACCGGCGCGCGCCTTCTGCATGAGGCGAGACCCGGACCAGGACTGGCGAGGAATGCCGGCGCACGTGCCGCTGGCGGCGAAATCCTTGCATTTATCGATGCCGACTGCCGGGCCCATCCCGACTGGCTTGCATCGATCCAGGCAGCCTTCAGGCACGCCGGTCCAGGCCAAATCCTTGGCGGCGATGTCCAGATCTGGCGCGACCCCAGCCAACCGATCACTGGCATCGAAGCCTATGAGAGCATCTTTGCCTACCGGTTCAAACTCTATATCGAGCAGCATGGCTATTGCGGCACGGGCAATCTTGCCGTGCGTCGGACCGAATTCGACGAAGTTGGACCCTTTGCCGGACTCTGCGTGGCCGAAGACATGCAGTGGGGGCAGCGCGCCAGCGCCCGCGGTTTTAAGTTCAATTACGTGTCGGACATGATCGTTTATCATCCGGCAAGAAGGACATTGGAAGAACTTCGACTTAAATGGGACCGTCAAATTTGCCACTATTTCAATATGGCGGAAGGCACCCCGGCTTGGCGCTGGCGCTGGGCCTTGCGTGCATTGCTGATCTTGATATCGCCGTTCCGCGATTTCCCGAAGGTGCTGTTGACTAGCCGGATCCAGGGATTTCCCGCCCGTCTGAAAGGTTGCGCTATTCTCTGCGCAATCCGGGTCCACCGGGCTCGGAGGATGCTCCAAATGCTATTCGGCGATCGCGCGATCGTCTGGAATCGCGAAACAAAAATCTAGGTGTCAAATCCGGTGCGGCAGTATCAGCCACGCTGCCTCCGACCGGAGCGCCTTCTTTCAGCCAGCAATGGGCAGAGTCCTGCTTGCAGTGCAGTGAGACCGAACTTTGGACCACCCAGAATTAGATTTTGCGCCGGGGCACGTCACCTTCAACCCGCGCCCCGAGCTGGCCGTTGCGCTATGCCAAGGCCTCCGCGCAAGTTCGCGGCGCCTCCACCACCAGAACCGGAAAACACTTGGGGCAAGGTCAGCTAGTCGAAAAGTTAGCCCAGCTCGATCTCTGAGGGCTCTCCCTCTTGTCAGAATAGCCATATTAATATTAATTATTTTATTAATTGAACCACTAAACGGGTTGTTCAATTTCCAGTTTTTACGCTTTTGATTATTTAAAGGAATCCAATTTGCGGCAGAATAAATTAGATTCGCTGAGGGGAATCGCGTCGTTGGCGGTTGTGCTTCACCACGCCTGCTTGACCATTCTGCCGCACTACCCTTGGATAGAGATATTTTCATCATGGTGGTCTCCGATCAGGCTGATTTTTGTCGGACGACCTGCAGTAATTTTGTTTTTTATTTTAAGCGGCTTCGTCCTTGCGATCTCTATCGAGCGCGAGATGACCTGGAATTATACCATTTTCGCCTTCCGGCGTATTTGCCGAATATACATCCCAGCGATCGCTGCCATAGCGTTTTCTGCCACGCTTTATTACATTGTACATCCGGTCGATATTGCTCACCAAACAAGTTGGTTTAAAGAAAACTGGACCGAGCATTTGGATTTCACCAAGCTTCTGAACCAGGCATTCTTCCTTGGGCGAAAACAAGACGCGTCACTAAACATCGTTTTTTGGAGCCTAATTATCGAGCTCAGAATATCACTAGTCTTTCCAGCGCTTTATTTTTTGAGCAAGCATCTTTCAACATCGCGTTCAGTGTTCGCAATGCTCATCTGGATAGTGGGCACTGAGACGGCAGTTCGATTGTTCGGATTTGATACTTTGCCGTACTTTTCAGATTCCCCTTCGCAAGCTATTCTTGCTTGGTGTCATTTTATCCCATTTTTCTACTTCGGCGCGATGCTGGCATCGCATCGCGAAACGATAAAATTCGAGTTGAATCGCTCATCGAGATTAGTTTTCTTGCTGGCGCTAGCGGTTGCTTTAGCGGCCATGACACGCGTGAACGATTTCATCGCCGGCGTCGGGAGTGGGATCATCATCGCTCTTTCACTTTCGGATCGCGCAGTTCTTCTTGAACACAAGATATTCTGCTGGTTGGGCCGCATCTCGTACAGTCTATATCTGGTGCACGTACCGATTATTTTTGCTATGTATTACTCACTTTGGCAGCGCCTGCCGCCAGTATTGGTCATTGTTTTGGCCGTCGCGGTATCGATCTGCTTCGCAGCAGTATTTCATGCCCTAGTTGAGCGTCCGTCCCAACTGTTAGGCAAGACGCGATGGCCATCATCGGACCGACCCCAACGCGTTTAGGTTTGGCGAAGAGCCTCAATCATTGGAGAGCGCCGCCGCCTGGCAGAACTCGTCACGATGGTGACCTGACCGGTTCGCACGAATCTACCGAGCTTTTCGATGTCGACATGGATCAGCTCGCAGGAGTGGCCGCGCACGTAGCGACGCACTGGCTCTGCCGCAGCGGCGCCCTGAGAACGCGCGTAAGCATCCCGCGAGGAGCGCGTAGCAGTGTAAGCGTCGTCCCGGCCGCACCTTTCGGTTGACGTGCTGATCTGCGACGTTTCGGTTCGTTCGAACCGCTAGGCTTAGAATGGACACAGTGGATAGTGCTATCACCAAGCCGGTTCGGCGACTGGAGGTGTTCACCGGTGCGGGGCGCCGGCGGACGTGGAGCGCCGAGGACAAGGCGCGGGTCGTTGCGGAGATCGAAGCCAGTGGCGACTCTGTTTCCGGCGTGGCGCGGCGGCACGGATTGTCACCGCAGCAATTGTTTGGCTGGCGCCGGCGAGTCAGGGAAGCTCAGGCGGTCGTTTCCAAGGATGATGAACCACGGTTCGTCCCGGCGGTGGTTACCGCGGCACTGTGCGAGACTGCGGGATCTCGACAGCGCAAGGCGCGGCGGCAGCAGCGGGACGAACCGCTTGGCGGAATGATCGAGGTTGCGATCGACGGCGTGACGGTGCGCATCGGCGCGGGCGCTCCGTCGGACACCATCGCCGCGGTGTTGCGGGCGCTGAAAGCCGGAGCGTGATCGGCCCGACGGGCGCGGTCCGGGTGATGGTGGCGACCAGGCCTGTGGACTTCCGCAAGGGCGCCGATGGGTTGGCGGCCCTGGTGCGGGAGAGCATGGCGGCGGATCCGTTCTCGGGCGCGGTCTACGTGTTCCGTGCCAAGCGCGCGGATCGGATCAAGCTGGTGTATTGGGATGGCACGGGTCTGTGCCTGTTCGCCAAGCGGCTGGAGGACGGCATCTTCCGCTGGCCGAAGATCGAAGATGGCGTGATCCATTTGTCGGCCGCGCAATTGTCGGCGCTGCTCGAAGGGTTGGATTGGCGGCGTGTCCACGCGGCGCGCGAGACGGTGACGCCGGCACAGCCCGGCTAACGCCTGGACGTTTGTTGCTGTGGCAAAGTGAATCAGCAGCATCGAGCACGTCGCAAAATGCTGGTAAATATGATCTGATTTGATCATGCCGCGCGACGCATTGCCCGATGATTCCGAGACCTTGAAAGCGATGCTGCTCGCCGAGCGGGTGCAGAACGAACGGCTGCGTCAGATCATCAGGGACCTGCAGCGCCACCAGTTTGGCCGCCGGGCGGAGACGCTGCCCGAGGACCAGATGCAGCTCGGTTTGGAAGACGTCGAGCAGGCGGCGGCGCGTGACGTCGCGGAAGCTGAGCAGGCGACACCGGCCGCACGACAGGCCGGAGCTGCGAAGCGTCGGGCCAATCGCGGCGCGCTGCCGGCGCATCTGCCGCGGATCGAGACCACCATCGATATCGACGACAAGACCTGCCGCTGCTGCCAGGGCGCGTTGCACCGGATCGGCGAAGACAAGAGCGAGCGGCTGGATATCGTGCCGGCGAAGTTCCGGGTGCTGGTCACGATCCGGCCGAAATACGCTTGTCGCCAATGTGAGGATGGCGTCGTGCAGGCCCCAGTGCCGGCGCGGCTGATCGAGGGTGGGCTTCCGACCGAAGCCACCATCGCCCAGGTGCTGGTCTCCAAATATGCGGATCATCTGCCGCTGTATCGGCAGGCCCAGATCTATGGCCGCCAGGGCGTCAACCTAGACCGCTCGACGCTGGCAGACTGGGTGGGCCATGCCGCCTGGCATCTGCGTCCGCTGCACCAACGCCTGCTCGACAAGCTCAGAGAGCGGCCAAAACTGTTTGCCGATGAGACGACGTTGCCGGTACTGGATCCTGGTCGTGGTCGCACCAAGACCGGGCAGTTGTGGGCCTATGCCGCCGACGACCGGCCATGGAACGGATCCGAGCCGCCAGGCGTGGCCTATGTCTACGCGCCGGACCGCAAGGCCGAGCGGCCGATCGCCCATCTCGACAGCTTCAGGGGCATCTTGCAGGTCGATGGCTATGCCGGCTACCGCCGGCTGGCCGAGCGCGGCGACGTGCAGCTGGCGTTCTGCTGGGTCCATGTGCGGCGCAACTTCTACAAGCTCGCCACACCCGGACCTGCGCCGATCGCCAGCGAAGCGCTGCAGCGCATCGCCGCGCTCTATGCGATCGAGAACGACATCCGCGGCCGCACCGCCGAGGAGCGTCGGACCGTGCGGCAGCAGAAAAGCCGCTCGCTGGTCGACGCATTGGAGAGTTGGCTGCGCGCAAAACTCGGGCTGATCAGCCAGAAGGGCAAGCTCGCCGAGGCAATCCGCTATGCGCTGTCGCGCTGGGAGGGCCTCACCCGCTTCCTCGACGATGGCCGCATCGAACTCGACAACAACGCCGTCGAGCGTTCTATCCGCCCGATCACACTGAACCGGAAAAATGCCTTGTTCGCGGGCTCCGACGGAGGTGCCGAGCACTGGGCCACCATCGCCTCGCTGATCGAGACCTGTAAACTCAATGATATCGATCCGCTCGGCTACCTGACAGACGTCCTTACCAGGATCGCCAGCGGTCATCCCAACCGCGACATCGACGCGCTCTTGCCGTGGGCCTACCAAAAGCAAGACCTCAGAGCCGTGGCCTGAGAACGACGCTTACGTAGCAGTCACTCAGGCGGCCGGATCAACTTGTAGGATGTTGTGCCAATTCCACGGCAAACAACTCATCGAGCCTTTGGACGAGATGCTCGGCGATGCGCCAGGACATCGGCAAGCCAAGCCTTCAGATCTCGTCATCCATCCAGCGACGGCGCCGACCAGTCCCGACCATGGCCAGCCGAGAGTCCTTGTGGATGTTCATCCGGGGCCCCTCGCGGACCGCTAAAGCTTCGACGCCCCCAGCTTCCCCGACCGGGACCGGACGGACAACCTATTGAAAGCTCGCAGCTAAGCCTCGCTCGGCTCGGTCCGCTCCACTTGACTTCGGGACCGAGCTACCACTCAGAGTCAATCGTCAGTGATCGCATCGATGCGTCTTTCTTCGCCACGGCACTTAGCGTGACCGCCCTCATCGCAAGGCGCTGCTGAACACCAAATTATGCGTCAATTGGTCAAGATCGTATCGCTCTCCGAACGACCACAGGATCCATCCGAGTTCGTAGCTTCGGCACTCCATCCGGAGCGTAAGGCTGGCAGGCGGGATCAACTGGGTTTTACGACCAAGATAGGCGTTCGCGACAGCGCGAACCACGCGCCTGTCCTTCGAATGCAGTTCGTTCACACGCACCTGCGACCGATAGCTCAGCTGCGACGCCGGCAGCAGCATCGATCGCCTCAGTTGGTTCTCACCAAAGATCCAGTTGAATCCCTTCACCAACGCCTTGGTTGCTCCCTCCACATTGTGGCGTTCCGCAAATTCAAGCAACGCAGGTGCCATTCCGTACTGATGAACCGAATAGACCTCGTAAAAATCGACCACCTCGCCACGCTTCGCGTCGAAGAACCACGGCCATTCACCTTGGGGGCCCTGTAACTCAATCAAGCGGCGTACGCATGAATTGGCCAGCTCGATTGCCTCCGGCTCGCCGGCAAACTCACCATAGCTGTAGCAGGCGATGGCGAGATATGTCTGGGTCGCGAATGACGCGAAGCGGCGCCGGAACCCGGTAGCAGTGTCACAGAACAGTGCGGAATCCGTTGCGTAGGACTCGCTCAGAAAGTTGAACAGAAGCGCAGCGTGATGGGAAAATTCGGTCCTGCCTTCCACCGCTTGGGCAACGATCCCTATCAGGAGCATTCCTAGATCCTGCGCCCGGAACGTCGTCCACCTGCCTCTGTTTTCAAGCAATTGTCTAATCACTTTAGAAACGCTGAACGGCACCTCAAGTTTCAGTTTCGCCGCAGCCCAAAGGGCCATGCCGAACGCATAGGTCGGCACGGGCAGACGCGTAAGCAGATCGACATTGGTCGAGAACACTTCTGGAATGTTGATAGCCTGCGGCACGGCCCGGATGCGTGACATTCCCAAGAGAACATTTAGCGAATAGAAGACGTCGCTATGAGGAACGGATTCGTTGGGATTCTCGCGCCCGTCGAGATGGTAAATATGAGACCATCGCTGCTTATCTGGGAGCCAGCATTTCTGCAAGCCGCTCAGCGCGTAATTGACCAGCGGCGAATTCCCCATGACCCCGCTTGCTGCAACGGACCTCGGAGCGACAACATCCTGCCCACCTGCGTTGCTCATACAACCTCTCGTTCAATATTCACGAATGCTCTCATCCAGGCCACGGAGAAGTGGATAGAGAAAATAGGACATCACGCTCCGTTGCCCGACTTTGAGCTCCGCGGTCACGGCCATGCCAGGGATGAGTTGAACCTGCCCCAACGGAGTTCGCAGCTTGCCGTCGGTCACGTCGACCAACACGCGGTAATAAGGAGCGGGATTGCGGCGCGACGCGTCAGTCTTCGTGTCCGGGTTAAACGCATCCTCGCTGACGACGCGCACCATTCCCGTTGCCGTTCCATATTTCTGGAAGGGAAAGGCGTCGAACTTGAGACGGGCGGCTTGTCCGAGGACAATCTGGCCGATATCTCGGCCCTCGACGTTGACCTCCACCTGCAACGGCACGTTGCGAGGCACGAGTACGAACAAGGTCTCGGCCTCCTTAACCACTGACCCGACGGTGCGGTTCGCGAGTTCCAATACAACCGCATCAGCTGGAGCCGACAGGACGATGAGTTGCCTGCGCAGCTCCGCCTTCTTCAGGTCTTCTGCCGCACCGCTCCGCTTGGCCAGTGTCTCGACCAGTTCCTGATATGTCGCGCGCTTGAACTCCTCAATGAAAACCTGTCGATCCGCTTCGGCCTTCTCGATCTTGTGCGCGCTATCTACTTGGTTTCCCCGCGCTCTCGACAGGCTGCTTTCCACCTCGAGACGCGCATCCCGCGAGAGCAGGAAGTTCAGCCTGGATCCGACTTCCCGGTCCATCAGGGTGGTCCGCATCGACTCGATGGACTTCATCGTTTCAAGGCGCTGAGCCAGCACCGTCGCATCGTCTTGACCTGTCTTCAAATTCGCGCGGGCGCTGGCAATCTGCGCGTCAAAAGTCGCCAATTGGGCGCTATAGAACGACCTACGTTGTGCGAACAACTTGCTCTGCAAGATAGCATCGGGGTTGTTCGGCTCCGTCAGAACGTAGTCGCGCCCTTCGAGTTCGGCCTTGAGGCGTTCAATCGCCGCATCGAACGCCGCGACTTTAACGCGCAATTGGTCGAGGTCAGCCTGCGAAAATGTCGGGTCGAGGGTCGCCAGCGGATCGCCCTTCTTGACCACGTCCCCAGCGCGGACATGCATCTGCCGTATGACAGACGTTTCGAGCGGCTGAAGGACGAGATTCGGGCGGGTCGTCGTGAGCTTTCCCTGCGCCGAGACGATCGTTTCGACGTGAGAAAGCGAGGCCCACAGAACGGAAGCGAATATCAGGGCCACCACGCAGTAGAGAGTGAGACGAGCAACGTTCGGCGGCGTACTCTGTTCGATCTCCACAGCATCGGACTGGAACTCGCGGACGACGTCGGGGCGACGCATCCTCGCGGACCGTAACGCCGTTGGCTTCCGCCTTTCGGAGCTCGCCGGACTTGCTCCCCCGCGGCAGGCGAGTTCGCGCGCTCATTGATGTCCATCGTCAGGCCGCCTTCATCTGCTGATTCCACAAGTGCCGATATATGCTGCATTTGGCGATGAGCTTGTCGTGCCTATCGACATCGACGACACGGCCGCCCTCGATCACAAGGATAGAGTCCGCCTCCGCCAGCATCGACAGCCTGTGCGAGACGATAACCACGGTTCGGCCGGACGCGATGCGACGGAGATTGCGACGAATGATAGTTTCGCTCTCCGAATCGAGGGCACTTGTCGCTTCATCAAGGATGAGAATGCGCGGGTTGACGATCAGCGCGCGCGCGATCGCCAGCCTTTGCTTCTGCCCGCCGGAGAGATTGGACGCGCCCTCCTCGAGCAGAGTGTCATAACCTCGCGGCAGTCGCTGGATGAAATCGTCCGCGCCCGCGAGTTGTGCCGCCTGGACGACCTCAGCAAAGGTCGCATCGCGTTTGACGCGTGCGATATTCTCCCGAATAGTCCCGCGGAACAGGAAGCTGTCCTGCAGAACGACGCCGAGATTCTTCCGGAGGTGAACAAGGTCGACCTCGCGCACATCATAGCCGTCGATCCGCACCAGCCCCTGCTGGATGGGGTACAGGCCTGACATCAGACGCGTGAGCGTCGTTTTTCCGGAACCACTGCGTCCGACGATCCCAAAGACCTGCCCTGGCGCAATTGAAAAGGACACGTCGTCGAGAGCTGCGGCTCCTTCGGCGCCATAGCGGAAGGAGACGCTTTCGAATTCGATGCTTCCCTTAATGTCCGGTCGCAATCCGCTGCGCAACGCCTCACGCTCTGGAGCCTGGTTCATGACTTCACCAAGCATCCTGACGGCGAGCGCGACTTCTTGATACTCATGCACCATCGTGACCATCTGCACCAGCGGCCCTGAGACACGACCAGCGAGCATGTTGAACGCAACCAATGCGCCGATCGTCAATTCGCCGCCGAAGACGTCCAACGCACCGAGGCCGATGATGCCGAGCGTCATCAGCTTCTCGAGGAACCCGGTCGTGGATTGAGCAGCGGCCGAAATCTTCTCCACGTTGAAGCGCATGGAGACCGACTGTGCGCAGCAGTCGTCCCAAACCTTGCGCTGCAACGGTTCCATCGCCAGCGACTTTACTGTCCGCATGCCATGGACGGTCTCGACCAACAATGCCTGCCGCGTGCCTTCGGCTTGGTACAAACTAAAGAGGCGGCGCCG
It encodes the following:
- a CDS encoding nucleotide sugar dehydrogenase; the encoded protein is MTGVAVAYCPERVLPGRILTEIVNNDRCIGGITPWCTRRAQRFYKTFVRGACVPTTARAAELVKLTENAFRDTNIAFANELSLICDRFNINVWEVIDLANRHPRVNVLRPGPGVGGHCIAVDPWFIIDSAPDLARVMRTSREVNVAKTRKVIERAEQLIDDHPYATIACCGLAFKANVDDLRESPAMEVTHHLVSKYGSRIKIVEPNIRAVPEALQGLGADLVSIDEALRTCEIAIVLVDHDEFKMVPISERRHLDVIDTRGIWLDMPART
- a CDS encoding NAD(P)-binding domain-containing protein; the protein is MLEFGKVVVLGLGYIGLPTAAVIASKGMKVLGVDTKASVVETVASGAIHIAEPDLDGLVQKVVSSGALRTSTKPESADVFIIAVPTPIDDANRPELTHVKAAIESIVEFLAPGNLVILESTSPIGTTEMITKTITERRPDLEIGGSDREG
- a CDS encoding WecB/TagA/CpsF family glycosyltransferase; this encodes MRETFLGCPIDLLTMAETVERARDAMCNRKRLHHVALNVAKLVNMRTDLVLADDVAGSDIVGLDGMGIVWGARCLGIPATTRVSGVDLLVEVLAVCAKEGFRPYFLGATREILDLAVRRTQDKYPEIKFAGWHDGYFSAAAEAQVVADIRSSRADCLFIGMPTPRKERFLAAHRDDVDVSFIMGVGGSFDIIAGRTRRAPVTVQRLGLEWLYRIYQEPRRMWWRYLRTNSIFAGIISTEILRRGVLAVSGVGRLGSPKPTRGGR
- a CDS encoding glycosyltransferase, whose translation is MPAELAAVVNFTGGAVSECGSATDGTKSEQQHLLITVIIPHLNQPEGLRECLESLAEQSLSADRFEVIVIDNGSTSLPTTIVASYTGARLLHEARPGPGLARNAGARAAGGEILAFIDADCRAHPDWLASIQAAFRHAGPGQILGGDVQIWRDPSQPITGIEAYESIFAYRFKLYIEQHGYCGTGNLAVRRTEFDEVGPFAGLCVAEDMQWGQRASARGFKFNYVSDMIVYHPARRTLEELRLKWDRQICHYFNMAEGTPAWRWRWALRALLILISPFRDFPKVLLTSRIQGFPARLKGCAILCAIRVHRARRMLQMLFGDRAIVWNRETKI
- a CDS encoding acyltransferase family protein, producing MLHHACLTILPHYPWIEIFSSWWSPIRLIFVGRPAVILFFILSGFVLAISIEREMTWNYTIFAFRRICRIYIPAIAAIAFSATLYYIVHPVDIAHQTSWFKENWTEHLDFTKLLNQAFFLGRKQDASLNIVFWSLIIELRISLVFPALYFLSKHLSTSRSVFAMLIWIVGTETAVRLFGFDTLPYFSDSPSQAILAWCHFIPFFYFGAMLASHRETIKFELNRSSRLVFLLALAVALAAMTRVNDFIAGVGSGIIIALSLSDRAVLLEHKIFCWLGRISYSLYLVHVPIIFAMYYSLWQRLPPVLVIVLAVAVSICFAAVFHALVERPSQLLGKTRWPSSDRPQRV
- the tnpA gene encoding IS66-like element accessory protein TnpA; the protein is MDTVDSAITKPVRRLEVFTGAGRRRTWSAEDKARVVAEIEASGDSVSGVARRHGLSPQQLFGWRRRVREAQAVVSKDDEPRFVPAVVTAALCETAGSRQRKARRQQRDEPLGGMIEVAIDGVTVRIGAGAPSDTIAAVLRALKAGA
- the tnpB gene encoding IS66 family insertion sequence element accessory protein TnpB (TnpB, as the term is used for proteins encoded by IS66 family insertion elements, is considered an accessory protein, since TnpC, encoded by a neighboring gene, is a DDE family transposase.), translated to MIGPTGAVRVMVATRPVDFRKGADGLAALVRESMAADPFSGAVYVFRAKRADRIKLVYWDGTGLCLFAKRLEDGIFRWPKIEDGVIHLSAAQLSALLEGLDWRRVHAARETVTPAQPG
- the tnpC gene encoding IS66 family transposase; its protein translation is MPRDALPDDSETLKAMLLAERVQNERLRQIIRDLQRHQFGRRAETLPEDQMQLGLEDVEQAAARDVAEAEQATPAARQAGAAKRRANRGALPAHLPRIETTIDIDDKTCRCCQGALHRIGEDKSERLDIVPAKFRVLVTIRPKYACRQCEDGVVQAPVPARLIEGGLPTEATIAQVLVSKYADHLPLYRQAQIYGRQGVNLDRSTLADWVGHAAWHLRPLHQRLLDKLRERPKLFADETTLPVLDPGRGRTKTGQLWAYAADDRPWNGSEPPGVAYVYAPDRKAERPIAHLDSFRGILQVDGYAGYRRLAERGDVQLAFCWVHVRRNFYKLATPGPAPIASEALQRIAALYAIENDIRGRTAEERRTVRQQKSRSLVDALESWLRAKLGLISQKGKLAEAIRYALSRWEGLTRFLDDGRIELDNNAVERSIRPITLNRKNALFAGSDGGAEHWATIASLIETCKLNDIDPLGYLTDVLTRIASGHPNRDIDALLPWAYQKQDLRAVA
- a CDS encoding HlyD family type I secretion periplasmic adaptor subunit, which produces MRRPDVVREFQSDAVEIEQSTPPNVARLTLYCVVALIFASVLWASLSHVETIVSAQGKLTTTRPNLVLQPLETSVIRQMHVRAGDVVKKGDPLATLDPTFSQADLDQLRVKVAAFDAAIERLKAELEGRDYVLTEPNNPDAILQSKLFAQRRSFYSAQLATFDAQIASARANLKTGQDDATVLAQRLETMKSIESMRTTLMDREVGSRLNFLLSRDARLEVESSLSRARGNQVDSAHKIEKAEADRQVFIEEFKRATYQELVETLAKRSGAAEDLKKAELRRQLIVLSAPADAVVLELANRTVGSVVKEAETLFVLVPRNVPLQVEVNVEGRDIGQIVLGQAARLKFDAFPFQKYGTATGMVRVVSEDAFNPDTKTDASRRNPAPYYRVLVDVTDGKLRTPLGQVQLIPGMAVTAELKVGQRSVMSYFLYPLLRGLDESIREY